DNA from Gammaproteobacteria bacterium:
TCCTTGAGCTCGGTGTGGTCGTTGGTGGTGCTGGCCGACAGGTTGACCTGGGGCAGCAGGGCGCTGCGCGCGATGGGGCTGTTCTGCTCGGCCGCCTTGTAGGCCTGCTCGGCGGCCAGATAGGTGGCGTCGTTCTGCTGCGCCTGCTGGTACACCGTCAGCAGGTCGGCGCCATGCGCCGTGCTGGCGGCCAGGACCGATACCAGCAAAACCACCATTTGAATCGCTTTCATGGCTGCCTCCTTGAGAATGCGCCGAATCATCGAATCCAGACACTCTGGTCGGTTAGGACCGACCGCAATCCTGCACGCCGTTTTTGCCCTTCTGACTCAGATCCACATGCACTGTCGCCGGCATACCCAGACGCAGTTCACCGCCATCGTCGCACACGTACACCCGAATCTCGTACACCAGATCCGTACGTATGCCGGGTGACTCGACTGTCTTGGGTGTGAACTGTGCCGTCGGAGAAATGTAGCCGACCCAGCCTGCGTAGCGCTTGTCGGGAAAACTGTCCGTGGACACGGTTACCGGCATGCCTTCGGTCAGCTTGCCCAGATCGGGTTCGTCGACATAGGCGCGCACCCACAATGGCTGCGTCAATGCCAGGGTATAGACGGGATTCTGCGCCGAAGCCATGTCGCCGGGTTCCAGCAGACGGTTCTGAATAATGCCGCTGGCGGGCGCATACAGGTCACTGTCCTGCAGATTGGTTTTGGCCAGGCCCAGCTTGG
Protein-coding regions in this window:
- a CDS encoding TolC family protein; translated protein: MKAIQMVVLLVSVLAASTAHGADLLTVYQQAQQNDATYLAAEQAYKAAEQNSPIARSALLPQVNLSASTTNDHTELK